Proteins co-encoded in one Rattus rattus isolate New Zealand chromosome 5, Rrattus_CSIRO_v1, whole genome shotgun sequence genomic window:
- the LOC116900497 gene encoding olfactory receptor 4A5-like, producing the protein MGENNNVTEFVLLGLTQDPTGQKALFVMFLLMYIVTIVGNLLIVGTVIASPSLNSPMYFFLAFLSLMDAVYSTAILPKLLKDLVCDKKTISFTACLVQLFVEHLFGGAEVFLLVVMAYDRYVAICKPLHYLTVMNQQVCISLLVVAWVGGFAHALVQVLSVYKLPFCGPNVIDHFGCDMYPLLALVCTDTYFIGLTVVANNGAMCMIVFVLLLFSYGIILSSLKTHSQEGRRKALSTCSSHIMVVVLFFVPCIFMYVRPVSNFPIDKSISVFYTAITPMLNPLIYTLRNSEIKNSMGKLWYKMISIERVRIFAC; encoded by the coding sequence ATGGGAGAGAATAACAATGTCACAGAATTTGTTCTCCTGGGCCTCACTCAGGATCCTACTGGACAGAAAGCATTGTTTGTCATGTTTTTGCTCATGTACATTGTGACAATTGTGGGCAACCTGCTCATTGTGGGGACAGTGATTGCCAGCCCCTCCTTGAATTCCCCAATGTacttcttccttgcttttctgtcaCTCATGGATGCTGTTTATTCCACTGCCATCTTGCCCAAGTTGCTTAAAGACTTAGTTTGTGATAAAAAGACCATCTCTTTCACAGCTTGTCTGGTTCAGCTTTTTGTAGAGCACTTATTTGGTGGTGCTGAGGTCTTCCTTCTGGTGGTgatggcctatgatcgctatgtaGCTATTTGTAAGCCACTGCATTATTTAACCGTCATGAATCAACAGGTTTGTATCTCACTTTTGGTGGTAGCCTGGGTTGGAGGATTTGCACATGCTCTAGTTCAAGTTCTCTCTGTATATAAACTTCCTTTCTGTGGACCTAATGTCATTGACCACTTTGGCTGTGACATGTATCCATTACTGGCACTTGTGTGCACTGACACTTACTTTATTGGCCTCACAGTTGTTGCCAATAATGGAGCCATGTGTATGATAGTCTTTGTCCTTCTTCTATTCTCCTACGGAATTATCTTAAGCTCCCTTAAGACTCACAGTCAGGAAGGAAGGCGCAAGGCCTTGTCCACCTGCAGCTCCCACATTATGGTGGTTGTCCTTTTCTTTGTTCCCTGCATATTCATGTATGTTAGACCTGTCTCCAACTTCCCTATTGATaaatctatttctgttttttatacAGCTATCACTCCCATGTTGAATCCTTTAATATATACATTGAGAAATTCAGAGATTAAAAATTCTATGGGAAAGCTCTGGTATAAAATGATAAGTATAGAGAGAGTAAGAATTTTTGCATGTTGA